The Denitrificimonas caeni genome has a segment encoding these proteins:
- a CDS encoding Hcp family type VI secretion system effector, with translation MAIPVYLWLKDDGGAEIKGSVDVQSREGSIEVVAQDHCLYIPTDNNTGKLTGTRIHTPFVFVKEIDASSPYLYKAVTTGQTLKTAEFKWYRIDDAGQEVEYFNTKLENVKVVKVAPKMHDVKDPSKEKHNHLEEIELRYEKITWTYKDGNIIHSDSWSERSTA, from the coding sequence ATGGCAATTCCTGTATATCTATGGCTAAAAGACGATGGCGGAGCAGAGATCAAAGGCTCGGTCGATGTACAGAGTCGTGAAGGAAGCATTGAAGTTGTTGCTCAGGATCACTGTTTATACATTCCTACCGATAACAACACGGGCAAGTTAACGGGTACGCGCATACATACCCCTTTTGTTTTTGTCAAAGAAATTGATGCCTCAAGCCCTTACCTATACAAAGCAGTCACCACTGGCCAAACGTTAAAGACGGCTGAGTTTAAGTGGTATCGCATTGATGATGCGGGGCAAGAAGTGGAGTATTTCAATACTAAGCTTGAAAATGTCAAAGTCGTCAAAGTAGCGCCAAAAATGCATGACGTGAAAGATCCTTCTAAAGAGAAACACAATCACTTAGAAGAAATCGAATTGCGTTACGAGAAAATCACTTGGACCTACAAAGACGGCAACATTATTCATTCCGATTCATGGAGTGAGCGTTCCACCGCCTAA